In Pirellulales bacterium, the genomic stretch GCCCGCCGTGGAAATTCCGCCGGTTGGCACTCAGCCCGCAGCGGAAACACCAGTTGCGGCCAATCAGCCGCCACCGGGCGGCTCTTCGGTGCAAAGCGCAGCGCCCAAAGTTGCCTCGGCCGCCGCGCCGCCGTCGGACGCTTCGCCGATGCCGGTCCCGCCAACGCCCGTTGCTCCCACGGCCCAGCCAGCCGCAGGCGAACAGCAGCCTGTCACACGCACTTTGAAACGCGTTATGCCTCGGGAGGTGAACATCAACGCGCGACTTGCCGATTCGGTTTCTGGCATTGAAATTCAAGGCCAGCCGCTGGCGGATTTTTTATCGTTAGTTTCCGACTTTAGCACGATTCCCATCACGTTAGACCTAGACGCCCTGCACGATCTGGGGCAATCGGCGAGCGTGCCGGTGCAGTTGCATTTGAAAGATGCCTCTGTGGCCGACGTGCTCCAGACACCGCTGGAAGCGTTGGGGTTAGGTTATCAAATCCGGGATGGGGAGTTAATTGTCGGCTATCCGCCGCAAGAAAAGTTGCGCCAAGTGCGATACGCAGTGACCGATTTGGTAGGCAGCGACACGGAGGCTTTGGGCGAATTGGCAGCGCTGGTCAAGCGAATGGTAGCGCCTGGTTCGTGGCAAACAGCCGGCGGCAAAGCCACGATGGTGGCGGGCAACGGCGTACTATTGATCGAGCAAACGGAACCGGCGCATGCGCAGATTTTGGATTTGTGCGAACGATTGCGGGTAGCCCGCGGGCTACCGTTGAAAAGCCAGTACGATCCGGTGCGGTTTGTGCTGACTTCGCGGGAAGATCGAGCGGCGGAACTGTTGCAGAAGCCGATCAGCGCGAATTTTTCGACGCCGCAGCCGCTGGCCGGTGTGATCAAATGGTTAAGCCGGACAACGGGCGCCACGATCGTGATCAATCATGCGGCCCTGGCACAGGAGGGCCTGTCGGCCGAAAGCGAATGCGCGGCCGTGGCCGTGAATGCGCCGCTGGAGAAATTGCTGGATGATTTGACGGCTTCGGCCGATTTGACATGGCGGGTGATCGACCAGCGAACGATTGAAATTACTACGCATGCCGCGGCTGGAGAGCGGATGGATGTGGAGTTTTATTCGGCGCGTGATTTGGCCGCGGATGCCGCGGCGAGCGAGAAGCTGATCGATCGGATTAAAGCGAACGTTGAGTCAGCGCTCTGGACCGGCGGGCCCGGCCAGGGGCATGATAAAAACGGGGCGATCACGTTCGATCAACCGAGCGGAGATTTACTGGTGGGTGCGCCGCAGCGAACCCAAGCGCAACTGGAGGCATATTTGGCAAAGGTCAGGGGAAATAAATGAGTTGATATGCCGCCGGCAAGAGGACAGGGGCGTTCCATTTTGACTCTTGCGTTTTGGTAATCTGCATGACAAAATGCTAGTGTGAGTTGCCCAGTTCGTAACTTCTTCGACTTTTGGTATTACTTTAGCCCGCCAGGTTGCGGGGCCGAGGGAGGTTTGTAACCGCTCTCTGAAAGCCACACAGGCGCACAGCCATCCCTGTGGAAAAAGCCCCGAAACCCGGTTAGCCGGATTTCGGGGCTTTTTGTTTTGATAGTTCCATTTCACCCACCCGCACAGGAACCACACACGTGATTGTCGTCATGAAACCAGGCGCATCGGCGGAAGATATTGAGCACATGGTCCAGCGCGTCCACAAACTGGGATTACGGCCGCATGTAATTCACGGGACCGAGAGGACCGTGATTGCCGTGGTCGGCGACGACCGCAAAACCTACAAAGATTCTCTGGAAAGCGGCCCCGGCGTGGCGGAAGTCGTGCCGATTTTGGCCCCGTACAAAATCGCCAGCCGGGAAGTGCGGCCCGAGCCTACCGTGGTGCGGGCCGGCAGTTTGACGGTCGGCGGCGGCACGGTCGGCGTGATTGCCGGGCCGTGTTCGGTGGAAAGCGAAGAGCAAATTCTCGCCACTGCCAAGGCGGTGAAGGCGGCCGGAGCCACCGCGCTGCGGGGTGGGGCATTCAAGCCGCGCACCAGTCCATACAGCTTCCAGGGTTTGAAAGACGAAGGGTTAAAGTTGCTGGATTTGGCCCGGCAAGCCACGGGTCTGGCGATTGTGACCGAAGTGGTGGCGACGGAAGACGTGGATTTAGTGGCGCGGCAGGCTGACGTGCTGCAGATCGGCGCGCGTAACATGCAAAACTATCGGCTATTGGAAGCGGTGGGAAAGGCCGGTCGTCCGGTGTTGCTGAAGCGCGGTCCCAGCGCCACGATTGAAGAACTGCTGCTGGCGGCCGAGTACATTTTAGACGCGGGCAATCAGCAAGTGATGTTGTGCGAGCGCGGCATTCGCACCTTCGAAACGCACACCCGCTTCACGCTGCCGCTGGCCACCGTGGTTTACCTGCACGGCAAAACGCACTTGCCGGTGGTGGTGGATCCCAGCCACGGCACGGGATACACCTGGCTCGTGCCGCAAATGTGCGCCGCCAGCGTGGCCGCCGGCGCGGATGGGCTGATTGTGGAAGTGCATCCCGATCCAGAAAATGCCCTATCCGACGGCAATCAATCGCTGAACCCGGAGCAGTTCCGCCAGACGATGGATACCTGCCGCCGTGTGGCAATTGCGCTGGGTCGCACGCTGGGAAATAGGCAATAATTTCTGCCCGTCTTTACAACCATGGCAACTATGAAATCGGTAGATAAAAAAATTGCGGTCTGGTTGCTAATGGCCCTCATCATTTTTGCGGCGTATCGCGGGCATTTTTTTGAATCGGACCTAGCCCGAGGAAAGCGAGAAGCGGCGCGAATGCAGGAGTTGAGACAGGAATTTCAGAAGAATCCAAACAATCGAGAGGCTCTCGATGAAATTGTCGACTATTTGAACGGTAACTGGGCGTTTACTCGACAATATGCAGCCGGCACTCTTGGACAACTCGGGCCTTTGGCAAAACCCGCGGTCCCTGATTTGATTAGAGCCCTAAACTGCGGAGAAGGTGTTGTTGAGCGGGAGGCCGCTATCGCTTTAGGGACCGTTTCTGTAGGAATGCCTGATGCAGTCGATTCGCTTCGGCGGAAAGTCCTAGAATCCAAAACCGATGCCGCCCTATTCGCGGCCGAGTCGCTCGGTGAAATTGGCAAACCCGCCTTGGTGGCGATTCCCGATTTGGAAGAAGCGGCCAAGTCGCCGGTGTCCGCTCTGGCTGAAGATGCACAGAAGGCACTTGAGAAACTAAACGCAGTCAAAGAAGCGGACGAAGCAAAAACTAAATAGCCCACCATGCGGCTGAGTCTTCAATTTCCTGAGCGGCCCGCTGAGTGGTGACCACGATGTAGCGCATTACTGAGAATTCAAGCCGAGCCGCTTGCGGATTCGGGCATCAAGTTCTTCAAGGGTTACGATCCGGCCCGCTTCCAGGTCGGCAATTCCAGCCCGAATCGCGGCAGCGTCCTCTTGTTGTTGCAGGCTGACAAACGTGGGTTCGTCAACAACATAGTACACGCGATGTGTTCGTTCGTCTTCAACGGCCAGCGGGCCATTGCTGCGCTGAAGGGCTTCGGATTGTTCGGGTGTCAACTTCGGTGTCATGCTGATAGTTTACCACAAGTGAAAGAATTCGCCAATTTTCGTTTGGAATTCTACGGGAGCTTTCCTAAGCCAATTTTCTCCCTTCCAATTCTTCAATCTGCCGGCGAATGTTTTCGGGCACATGGATCGGTTTTTGAGGGTTGTAATCGAACAGCACAATGGTCGAAGTCACGTCGGCGGCCAGGGCCAGGTTTTGGGCGGTGCTCCACAAAGCCTGCTCGATGGTCATGCTGGTGCGGCCGATGTGCGTGATGTGAGTGCCGATGCGCACGGTATCCGGGTATTGCAACTGGCGGCGGAAATTGCAACCGATGTGGGCCAGAATGGGTCCTAATGCTTCGTCCCCGTGGAGCCGGGCCATGCCCAGGCGGTGCAAGTAATCTACCCGGGCCGATTCGAACCAGCGAAAATAGACGGTGTTGTTGACGTGGCCGAAGAGGTCTTGATCGCCCCATTGGACGGGCCAATCGAACAGAACGCGGAATTGATCGGGAGTGAATTTGGGGTGAGACATAAGCTGCTGAAAAGATACGGTTCGCGTTGCGAGGTTTGGATAGTCGGGTTTAGGTTAATGTCCGTCGCGGTGGTCGTGAAATTATAGAGAGAAGGGGCCGGCGCTGCATCCTCGGCCGGCCTGCATGGGAAACAAATTGCGCGATCTGAGCGTTGTGCTGCTAATTGTGCGGGGCAATATCGATCAGAACATGGACGCATCATCGATCGCAGGCCGGTGGCCGCGAAGGGGGAATTCCGGTCGTTCGGAGCAGTCAGTCCATGGAAGTGGTGCTTGGGTAAGGCATTTTTGCAGTTTTTCAGGCAGGGAATGCCGCGTGGCGCAGACTGCGGAAAGTTTACCGTCTGCGGTAAATGCTCTTGAACTTTGGTCCATGTCGAGGACCGATTTCTTTTTGGGCTAACGGGCGGCGATGTCCGACATTCAACAATGGTCGGACGTGTGGTGAAACGTGCGACGTTTCCACTCCGCCAACCCCCCTTTCGAATTTGCTTACTGTCGCCGTGTGGATGACCCACCGGCATTTTCCGCCAGGAGGCACCATGCTTCAGCCTGCCCGAAACAATTCCGTCTCTCGAGTGCGCGCCACCTTGTACCTTTCCGCCGACGTGCTGGACGAAGCCCGCAATGCCGCCGTGCATTTGGCGGGTTTTCCTGCCCGGCTCACATTGGCAAAATTGGCGGACAATGCACTGCGAGCGGAACTGCAACGGCTGAAAGCGCAGTTCAACCACGGGCAAGATTTCCCTCCGCGCGACGCCGAATTGCAAGGCGGTCGCCCCATCGCCGCATGAAACGACAACCCCCTGATCGAAAAACCGCCATCGATCCCGCTCACGCCGACGGTGAATTAAAATTGCCGCACGACCGGGAGCAGCTTCGCCGCCGATTGCTGAAGATGATTTTGCAGAACGAAGCGCAGCGCCGCTCGGTGGAAGGCCGATCACGACTTTCCACGCGGGGGGCGAAAAGTTCGCTTTCTTCGACCGTGAATTTAGCAGTTTTTGACCCCGAGGATTTCATCGGCAAGGAACAAGCCGCCAACGACACCCCGCAAAAACCGGCATGAAAGTGAAGCGTTGGGCGGGAAACATCTTCTTTGGGACCGTGGCGATATTGCAATTGTGGGCCACGGCCGGACACGCATGCGCCCAGGAAGCGCCAGCGGGCGAAAACCAAGCATTGCGCTTGGCCTCGCTATGGTCGGGCGCGCCGCAGCGGCAGACGCCGCATCCGGCGGTGGTGCGCGTGATTGCGGTCGATCAGGACAGCATGTCGCTGGGTTCAGGCACGCTGGTCGACGCCAACGAAGATTACGGGCTGGTGATTACCAATTGGCACGTGGTGCGCGATGCCGTGGGACCGGTGGAAGTGGTCTTTGCCGACGGATTTCATTCCATGGCGCGAGTCGTACGGACCGACAAGGAATGGGATTTGGCGGCCTTGCTGATTTGGAAGCCGCCGGCGGTGACGCCGGTGACGATTTCCACGGTGCCGCCGCGGCCGGGCGAAATGCTGACCATCGCCGGTTACGGCAAGGGAGATTACAAAATGCAATCGGGCCCCTGCACCGAGTATTTATCGCCGGCGCCGGGAAGGCCAGCGGAAATTGTGGAACTGGCGGCCGCGGCGCGGCACGGTGATTCGGGCGGGCCAATTTTTAACAACCGGGGGGAATTGGCCGGCGTTTTGTTCGGCGAAGGGGGCGGCCATACCGACGGCAGTTATGGCGGTCGCGTGAACCAGTTTTTGCAACGTACGGCTCTTGATTTGAAGACGTTGCAGCCCGCCAGTACGGAACAAAATCGGGCCACGGCGGTGGCGGCTAATCAGATTAAATCAAACGGATGGGTTCAACCCCAAGCCAAGTTCGAGGGGGGCATCGGCTCTTCGCAGGATGATGGTGGATCGATCGCCTGGAGTAATACACCAACCACCCAAATTGCGATGCGCAGTGGATCCGGCTCCCCAACACCGACGATTGACGTACAAGCGGGACGACCGTTGGCGTTACCGGCAGAACCAGCCCAAAAGATGGCGCGGGCAGATTCGATGGCGCCACTCAAATCCACGGGATTCGTGTGGGGAGACGAACTGAAGACGTTTCTGGCCTCCTTCGGCGCGGCGGCCATGGCTTTACACTTGCTGCGCTGGATAGCAGGCAGATAAGTGGAGCAATGGATTTACTTTTTTAGCAGCCAGTCAATCGCGGCTTCTTCCGCTTTGTCGGCCGGGCCGTCGTAGAGAGTGATTTTATCGAGTGCGCCGGCGGACTTGAACGCAGCGGCAACCACGTCCATATCGGTGGCGGTGGCGGGAGGCGGGGCAGGGCTTGCAGCATCGGAAGCGGAGGCCGAAGCGGGAGCAGCAGAGGCAGTGGCGGCGGCATCGGGCAACGCTTCGCCGCGGAGCCATAATTCTCGGGGAGCGCAAAGGGCCAACAGACCCGGCAAATCGAAATACTTTGCGCCGCCGGGCAAAAAGTCGGGATGATCGATCGCCGTGACGTTGCCGAAACGGAAGCCGGCGGTGTCGGCAACGGTGCGATCGACCGCTTTGCCGGCCATGGCCTTGGCGGCAATTGCCCAGCGGCCGGCGCCGTTCAGTCCGACCAGGTCGATGGCGCCCCAGGGTTGATCGTCGCCGCGGAAATAACTAATGGCCGTCAGCACATCGTGCACTCGCTGGGCAAACAAGGCGCGATTGTAGCCGAATGTGTAAGCGGCCGAATTTCGGTCTTTCGTCGCCACCTGCCGAGTGTGCTCCAGCGGCTTGCCGTCGGACAAAAATTCGCCCTGATACAAAAGGTCCAGCCCGATGACTTGGGCCCCGCTGTCCAAGAGTTTTCGGATGAGGGGCTTGGGTGAGCCATCGGCGGCAAACAAGGCGGCTTTACCGGCGGGATCGAGCCAAATGACCGTGCGATTGGTTTCGCCGCGGGGCTGCAACAAGATGGCCGGCACTTCCTCCTGCCGCGGCTTATAGAGGAGCAAGCCCTTTTTTTGGAGAAATTTTTCGTGACGGAGCGTATCGCCTTGTTGTTGAAATTCCACATCCGCGGGTTTGGAAACGCCACGGCCGATGAGCACATCCCAGGCATCGCCGACGACGTGGCGAAATGCAGACAGCGATTTATCGTCATGCGGGATGAGCTTGGTCAACTGATTCCGCGCATCTTCCGTCATGGTGCGCAGCAGGTTGCGTTCGAAATCTTCTCCGCCGACGGGTTGGTGGTGCTGATCGTCCCAAACGGTCATTTCCGCGCGGGAGAGCGGAACGAAATCGGCCTCGACGACCGGTTCGGGCAGACCCAATTTCAATTGCTTGTTCATCCACTGATACATGGCGCTGCGGCTGACGTAATTGAAATTGTGCGGAAATTCGAGAAACGGTTTGATCTGCAAGTTGTCATGGGCGCCCAACAGATCGTAAAGTTGTTGGAGTTCCGGTCCGCCCTTGGTGGCCAGTTCTTTGGTCCAATCGTTGGCGGCGATGGCGCACAACGGCTTGGGAGCAAACAGCGCGGCGAATTCGACGTTTCCGGTGTCGAGGCGCAAGAGGTCGGCATTTTCGCACGTGCAGCCCCCTTGCATGGCGGTGGAAACCATGACGGCGGGGACCGCCACGGCGGGGCGCGGATCGATCGCACACAGCATGAGCGTTTGGGTGCCGCCGCTGCTGGCGCCGGTGACCGCCAAGCGGTCCGGATCGACATCGGGCAACTGGCACAAAAAGTCGAGCGCGCGAACGGAGTTGTACGTTTGCAGCCCCAAAATGCTTTGCAAATGCAAATCGGCCTGCGGACTGTAAAAGCCCCAATTTTGCAGCGTGTCCATTTGCGGTCGCTGCTGGCTGTGGAAATGGGCCACATCGAAAGGAATTTGCAGGCTGTCGTCGTAACCGGCCATGTCGTATTGGAAGGCGATGCAACCCATGCGTGCCAACTGCACCGGGTAGGCCTGCACAGGATGCTGTCCGCTGCCTTCAAACTTTTCGGCCCCGGCTTGAATCAACTTTTTCACTGTGACTACTTTTGGGTCCGGCGAGTCCAGCGGTACAACATTAAAGCGGCCGTCGGCAAAATGACCGTAGGGGCATAACACTCCGGGAAGTTTTCCCGTATGACCTTTGGGGCGATATAAGTTGCCGGTCACGAAATAA encodes the following:
- the aroF gene encoding 3-deoxy-7-phosphoheptulonate synthase; translation: MKPGASAEDIEHMVQRVHKLGLRPHVIHGTERTVIAVVGDDRKTYKDSLESGPGVAEVVPILAPYKIASREVRPEPTVVRAGSLTVGGGTVGVIAGPCSVESEEQILATAKAVKAAGATALRGGAFKPRTSPYSFQGLKDEGLKLLDLARQATGLAIVTEVVATEDVDLVARQADVLQIGARNMQNYRLLEAVGKAGRPVLLKRGPSATIEELLLAAEYILDAGNQQVMLCERGIRTFETHTRFTLPLATVVYLHGKTHLPVVVDPSHGTGYTWLVPQMCAASVAAGADGLIVEVHPDPENALSDGNQSLNPEQFRQTMDTCRRVAIALGRTLGNRQ
- a CDS encoding HEAT repeat domain-containing protein, translated to MKSVDKKIAVWLLMALIIFAAYRGHFFESDLARGKREAARMQELRQEFQKNPNNREALDEIVDYLNGNWAFTRQYAAGTLGQLGPLAKPAVPDLIRALNCGEGVVEREAAIALGTVSVGMPDAVDSLRRKVLESKTDAALFAAESLGEIGKPALVAIPDLEEAAKSPVSALAEDAQKALEKLNAVKEADEAKTK
- a CDS encoding acyl-CoA thioesterase, with product MSHPKFTPDQFRVLFDWPVQWGDQDLFGHVNNTVYFRWFESARVDYLHRLGMARLHGDEALGPILAHIGCNFRRQLQYPDTVRIGTHITHIGRTSMTIEQALWSTAQNLALAADVTSTIVLFDYNPQKPIHVPENIRRQIEELEGRKLA
- a CDS encoding serine protease translates to MKVKRWAGNIFFGTVAILQLWATAGHACAQEAPAGENQALRLASLWSGAPQRQTPHPAVVRVIAVDQDSMSLGSGTLVDANEDYGLVITNWHVVRDAVGPVEVVFADGFHSMARVVRTDKEWDLAALLIWKPPAVTPVTISTVPPRPGEMLTIAGYGKGDYKMQSGPCTEYLSPAPGRPAEIVELAAAARHGDSGGPIFNNRGELAGVLFGEGGGHTDGSYGGRVNQFLQRTALDLKTLQPASTEQNRATAVAANQIKSNGWVQPQAKFEGGIGSSQDDGGSIAWSNTPTTQIAMRSGSGSPTPTIDVQAGRPLALPAEPAQKMARADSMAPLKSTGFVWGDELKTFLASFGAAAMALHLLRWIAGR
- a CDS encoding acetylxylan esterase, with product MYCRLLNHSLSPCWMMLLCMLGGTAAWDTHFAVAAPTVDVPPSAISRVLPAGKLPADSRLGPLKDLNGYFPFTPPNTREDWDDRAEHVRRQIEVAAGLWPMPEKTPLNAVVWGRVDRDDYTVEKVYFESYPGYFVTGNLYRPKGHTGKLPGVLCPYGHFADGRFNVVPLDSPDPKVVTVKKLIQAGAEKFEGSGQHPVQAYPVQLARMGCIAFQYDMAGYDDSLQIPFDVAHFHSQQRPQMDTLQNWGFYSPQADLHLQSILGLQTYNSVRALDFLCQLPDVDPDRLAVTGASSGGTQTLMLCAIDPRPAVAVPAVMVSTAMQGGCTCENADLLRLDTGNVEFAALFAPKPLCAIAANDWTKELATKGGPELQQLYDLLGAHDNLQIKPFLEFPHNFNYVSRSAMYQWMNKQLKLGLPEPVVEADFVPLSRAEMTVWDDQHHQPVGGEDFERNLLRTMTEDARNQLTKLIPHDDKSLSAFRHVVGDAWDVLIGRGVSKPADVEFQQQGDTLRHEKFLQKKGLLLYKPRQEEVPAILLQPRGETNRTVIWLDPAGKAALFAADGSPKPLIRKLLDSGAQVIGLDLLYQGEFLSDGKPLEHTRQVATKDRNSAAYTFGYNRALFAQRVHDVLTAISYFRGDDQPWGAIDLVGLNGAGRWAIAAKAMAGKAVDRTVADTAGFRFGNVTAIDHPDFLPGGAKYFDLPGLLALCAPRELWLRGEALPDAAATASAAPASASASDAASPAPPPATATDMDVVAAAFKSAGALDKITLYDGPADKAEEAAIDWLLKK